Proteins co-encoded in one Candidatus Thiodictyon syntrophicum genomic window:
- a CDS encoding GNAT family N-acetyltransferase codes for MDNVFRGQGLGGAMLADALARAVRSEIAAFAMTVGAKDEAALTFYLHHGFMPLLDSPMTLFLPLATVSP; via the coding sequence GTGGACAATGTTTTTCGCGGCCAGGGGCTCGGCGGCGCTATGCTCGCCGACGCCTTAGCCCGGGCCGTGCGTTCCGAGATCGCGGCCTTTGCCATGACCGTGGGCGCCAAGGACGAGGCCGCATTGACGTTCTACCTTCACCACGGGTTTATGCCCTTGCTTGACTCGCCGATGACGCTCTTTCTGCCATTGGCGACGGTATCGCCTTAG